The Blastocatellia bacterium genome includes a window with the following:
- a CDS encoding ABC transporter ATP-binding protein, producing MNANPIGVSCRSQTDGDPCALIELRGLTKSYRDGERVYTVLCQVNATIHRGELTVLIGRSGSGKSTVLNLISGIDLPDTGDVIIDGVNITALSEEERTLFRRQHIGFVFQFFNLVPTLTVEENVLLPLELNGGASRHQREAALEMLACVGLADRRKSFPDRLSGGEQQRVAIVRALAHDPLLVLADEPTGNLDLETGLNVLEWLDRLTRQAGKTMVMVTHAQEVIGLADRLFTIHDGHLIERDIHIRS from the coding sequence ATGAATGCAAACCCAATCGGCGTCTCTTGCCGCTCACAAACCGATGGCGATCCTTGCGCTCTGATCGAGCTACGTGGTCTAACAAAATCCTATCGAGACGGCGAACGTGTCTACACAGTTCTTTGTCAGGTGAACGCAACGATTCATCGCGGTGAATTGACTGTGCTCATTGGCCGCAGTGGCTCAGGCAAATCAACGGTGTTGAACTTGATCAGCGGCATTGACCTGCCGGACACAGGCGATGTCATCATTGATGGCGTCAACATCACTGCGCTCTCGGAAGAGGAACGCACATTGTTTCGACGTCAACATATCGGGTTTGTCTTCCAGTTTTTCAACCTGGTTCCCACGCTCACGGTTGAAGAAAATGTGTTGTTGCCGTTGGAACTGAACGGCGGCGCGAGCCGACATCAACGGGAGGCGGCGCTGGAGATGTTGGCCTGCGTTGGACTGGCTGACCGGCGAAAGAGCTTTCCTGACCGGCTCTCTGGCGGCGAGCAGCAACGTGTAGCCATTGTTCGCGCGCTGGCTCATGATCCGCTGCTCGTGTTGGCCGATGAGCCGACCGGCAACCTTGATTTAGAGACCGGCCTGAATGTGCTGGAGTGGCTGGATCGGCTCACACGTCAGGCCGGCAAGACAATGGTCATGGTGACGCATGCGCAAGAAGTCATTGGCTTGGCTGACCGCTTGTTCACGATCCACGACGGTCATCTGATCGAGCGCGACATACACATACGATCATGA